Proteins found in one Salvia splendens isolate huo1 chromosome 10, SspV2, whole genome shotgun sequence genomic segment:
- the LOC121752400 gene encoding uncharacterized protein LOC121752400 produces MLHSSVAFTSPKLTCSFQSTSTSDFHRPCRRLRLSAKIDDADQFLQNNSIADFMRFKRDSHAQLQTALLTYRKKFPFSLLQPFLRVDLVSTIHIADKEYFATLQKELEGYDCVLYEMVASRESLENRRSPGPRKKLTSSNSRGFNIIGCIQRQMAKLLMLDFQLDCLDYQADNWYHADLDLETFKLLQLEKGESFFTFARDMTLKSTKAMVQPAPPREDLGPWRSKLLWAARVVPMPLVGLLIIGGVCADIGNQSEYPELEALSMLDFGAAMKVFLAKRLTSEFAQVTADVEETSVIIGERNRAATEALRRAIDGGNKKIAILYGGGHMPDLGRRLREEFDLVPSQVQWITAWSIKNRNLTSSSLPFLKKIAEIFQWPLNRYQTLALLILSSLLALDLWFWELFFGTTVNWVSNVASDLVHYVDNNQFM; encoded by the exons atgctcCACAGCTCTGTGGCGTTTACATCCCCAAAATTAACATGTTCTTTCCAATCTACTTCCACTTCCGACTTCCATCGCCCCTGCAGACGCCTCCGGCTCTCCGCCAAGATCGACGACGCCGACCAGTTCCTGCAGAATAACTCCATCGCCGATTTCATGAGGTTTAAGAGGGATAGCCACGCCCAATTGCAAACCGCTCTTCTCACCTACCGCAAGAAGTTCCCCTTCTCCCTTCTTCAACCGTTTCTCCGA GTTGATTTGGTCTCCACGATTCATATTGCTGATAAGGA ATACTTTGCAACCCTACAGAAAGAACTCGAGGGATATGACTGTGTTCTTTATGAGATGGTTGCTAGCAGAGAGAGTCTAGAAAACAGAAGGAGCCCCGGGCCTAGGAAGAAACTTACGAGCTCAAACTCACGGGGATTTAACATTATTGGATGCATTCAACGACAAATGGCCAAGTTGCTTATGCTTGACTTCCAATTAGATTGTCTTGACTACCAAGCAGATAATTGGTATCATGCAGATCTTGACTTAGAAACTTTTAAATTGCTTCAG CTTGAAAAGGGTGAAAGCTTCTTCACATTTGCCAGAGATATGACACTTAAGTCGACAAAAGCTATGGTGCAGCCTGCTCCGCCCCGAGAAGATCTTGGTCCTTGGAGGTCCAAACTGTTATGGGCTGCCCGCGTTGTTCCAATGCCTCTCGTTGGTCTGCTCATCATAGGAGGTGTTTGTGCGGATATCGGAAACCAATCAGAATATCCAGAATTAGAAGCCTTGTCCATGCTCGATTTCGGTGCAGCAATGAAAGTATTCCTAGCAAAGAGGCTGACATCTGA GTTTGCACAGGTAACAGCTGATGTAGAAGAGACATCTGTGATCATCGGCGAGAGGAACAGAGCTGCTACAGAGGCGCTACGGAGAGCCATTGATGGTGGCAACAAGAAGATTGCGATCCTGTACGGGGGAGGGCACATGCCGGACTTGGGACGGAGGCTGCGGGAGGAGTTCGATCTCGTCCCCTCCCAGGTGCAGTGGATAACTGCGTGGTCCATAAAGAATAGGAATCTCACAAGCAGCTCACTCCCATTCCTTAAGAAAATAGCTGAAATCTTTCAGTGGCCCTTAAATAGATACCAAACTCTAGCGTTGCTCATATTATCTTCACTTCTTGCATTGGATCTCTGGTTTTGGGAACTCTTTTTTGGCACCACTGTGAATTGGGTGTCGAATGTGGCTTCGGATTTGGTTCATTATGTTGATAACAACCAATTCATGTGA